One Sinorhizobium fredii NGR234 DNA window includes the following coding sequences:
- a CDS encoding tyrosine-type recombinase/integrase, producing the protein MAMKLLQAGVDLLTIQAWLGHAQVATTHRYAAADVEMMRKGLEKAGVAGDLGIRFRPNDAVLQLLNSI; encoded by the coding sequence CTGGCCATGAAGCTTCTCCAGGCGGGCGTTGACCTTTTAACGATCCAAGCCTGGCTCGGGCACGCACAGGTCGCTACAACCCATCGCTATGCCGCCGCCGATGTCGAGATGATGCGCAAAGGTCTCGAGAAGGCTGGAGTCGCCGGCGATCTGGGCATCCGTTTCCGACCAAATGACGCCGTGCTGCAACTACTGAACAGTATCTGA
- a CDS encoding tyrosine-type recombinase/integrase codes for MTPLRQRMSEDMQVRNFSLNTQLSYLRQVSLFARHFGKAPDLLGREDIRTYQVYLANEKKLAPNSIHIAIAALRFFFSVTLERDWVPAEVLPLPKKPQKLPIILSPDEVQHFLGCVLDLKHHAILTTCYAAGLRISEAVQLKPTDIDSQRMVVRVEQGKGQKDRYVMLSPKLLEILRDYWRMPRPKEWLFPGDRAGHPITRDAVGQACAKAHDLSRLSKPVTPHSLRHAFAVHLLEAGADVRTIQLLLGHRSLATTAHYLRIATNKVCATSSPFELLPRPAPTPPPAKPEYF; via the coding sequence ATGACCCCACTTCGCCAGCGCATGAGCGAGGACATGCAGGTGCGCAATTTCTCGCTCAATACCCAGCTTTCATATCTGCGGCAGGTGTCGCTGTTTGCACGACACTTCGGCAAGGCGCCGGACTTGCTCGGCCGCGAGGATATTCGGACCTATCAGGTCTATCTGGCCAACGAGAAGAAGCTGGCGCCTAACTCAATCCATATCGCCATTGCGGCGTTGCGCTTTTTCTTCAGCGTCACACTCGAGAGGGACTGGGTGCCTGCAGAGGTATTGCCGCTTCCGAAGAAGCCGCAGAAGCTGCCGATCATCCTCAGTCCGGATGAAGTACAGCACTTTCTCGGCTGCGTGCTTGATCTCAAACACCACGCCATCCTGACGACGTGCTATGCCGCTGGCTTGCGCATCTCGGAAGCGGTTCAGCTGAAGCCCACGGACATCGACAGCCAGAGAATGGTCGTCCGTGTCGAGCAGGGTAAAGGCCAGAAGGACCGCTATGTGATGTTGTCGCCCAAGCTCCTGGAGATCCTGCGCGACTATTGGAGGATGCCGCGGCCAAAAGAGTGGCTCTTCCCCGGAGATCGCGCCGGCCACCCGATCACTCGGGATGCAGTCGGGCAAGCCTGTGCGAAAGCGCACGATCTCTCCCGCTTGTCCAAACCGGTGACGCCACATAGCTTGCGGCATGCCTTCGCCGTCCATCTCCTTGAGGCCGGCGCCGACGTGCGCACCATTCAATTGCTGCTCGGTCACCGCAGCCTCGCGACCACCGCCCACTACCTGCGCATCGCCACCAACAAAGTCTGCGCCACCTCAAGCCCGTTCGAGCTTTTGCCCCGTCCGGCGCCCACGCCGCCGCCCGCCAAACCTGAGTATTTCTGA